A portion of the Symphalangus syndactylus isolate Jambi chromosome 13, NHGRI_mSymSyn1-v2.1_pri, whole genome shotgun sequence genome contains these proteins:
- the ZBTB45 gene encoding zinc finger and BTB domain-containing protein 45 isoform X2 — translation MTGMAAAEAVHHIHLQNFSRSLLETLNGQRLGGHFCDVTVRIREASLRAHRCVLAAGSPFFQDKLLLGHSEIRVPPVVPAQTVRQLVEFLYSGSLVVAQGEALQVLTAASVLRIQTVIDECTQIIARARAPGTSAPAPLPTPVPPPLAPAQLRHRLRHLLAARPPGHPGAAHSRKQRQPARLQLPAPPTPAKAEGPDADPSLSAAPDDRGDEDDEESDDETDGEDGEGGGPGEGQAPPSFPDCAAGFLTAAADSACEEPPAPTGLADYSGAGRDFLRGAGAAEDVFPDSYVSTWHDEDGAVPEGCPTETPVQPDGILSGPRPPGVKTTGPPVALFPFHLGAPGPPAPPPSAPSGPAPAPPPAFYPTLQPEAAPSTQLGEAPAPSAAPTTAPSGTPARTPGAEPPTYECSHCRKTFSSRKNYTKHMFIHSGEKPHQCAVCWRSFSLRDYLLKHMVTHTGVRAFQCAVCAKRFTQKSSLNVHMRTHRPERAPCPACGKVFSHRALLERHLAAHPAP, via the exons ATGACCGGG ATGGCGGCTGCAGAGGCTGTGCACCACATACACCTGCAGAACTTCTCACGATCTCTGCTTGAGACCCTCaatgggcagaggctgggggGGCACTTCTGTGATGTGACTGTGCGCATTCGTGAAGCTTCGCTGCGTGCCCACCGCTGCGTGCTGGCGGCCGGCTCGCCCTTCTTTCAAGACAAGCTGCTGCTGGGCCACTCTGAGATCCGTGTACCTCCGGTGGTGCCCGCACAAACGGTGCGACAGCTGGTCGAGTTCCTGTACAGCGGTTCGCTCGTTGTGGCGCAGGGTGAAGCTCTGCAGGTGCTCACGGCCGCGTCGGTGCTTCGCATACAGACAGTTATCGACGAATGCACGCAGATTATCGCCCGCGCTCGAGCCCCGGGCACCTCTGcgccagcccctctgcccaccCCTGTGCCCCCGCCACTCGCACCTGCGCAGCTGCGTCACCGCCTGCGCCACCTGCTGGCTGCACGTCCCCCGGGGCACCCCGGTGCTGCACACAGCCGTAAGCAGCGCCAGCCCGCGCGTTTGCAGCTGCCTGCGCCCCCAACACCTGCCAAGGCTGAGGGGCCTGATGCTGACCCCTCACTGTCCGCAGCCCCTGACGACCGAGGTGACGAGGATGACGAGGAAAGTGACGATGAGACCGATGGTGAGGACGGCGAAGGTGGCGGCCCAGGCGAGGGCCAGGCACCTCCTTCCTTCCCAGACTGTGCTGCCGGCTTCCTCACTGCTGCTGCTGACAGCGCGTGCGAGGAGCCCCCTGCACCCACTGGCCTCGCTGACTACAGTGGTGCTGGGAGGGATTTTCTTCGGGGAGCTGGGGCAGCTGAGGACGTATTTCCAGACAGCTATGTATCCACTTGGCATGACGAGGATGGCGCTGTCCCCGAAGGCTGTCCCACTGAGACCCCTGTCCAGCCTGATGGCATACTGTCTGGACCCCGCCCGCCTGGTGTGAAGACCACAGGGCCGCCCGTTGCActcttcccctttcacttgggtGCCCCTGGGCCACCCGCACCACCCCCTTCAGCACCATCGGGGCCAGCCCCTGCGCCCCCACCCGCCTTCTACCCCACACTCCAGCCCGAGGCAGCCCCCAGTACCCAGCTGGGGGAGGCCCCAGCTCCCTCTGCTGCTCCCACCACGGCCCCCTCAGGCACCCCTGCTCGCACCCCAGGTGCTGAGCCACCTACCTATGAGTGCAGCCACTGTCGCAAGACGTTCAGCTCCCGGAAAAACTACACCAAGCACATGTTCATCCACTCGG GGGAGAAGCCGCACCAGTGCGCCGTGTGCTGGCGATCCTTCTCTCTACGCGACTACCTGCTCAAACACATGGTCACGCACACCGGCGTGCGCGCCTTCCAGTGCGCCGTCTGCGCCAAGCGCTTCACGCAGAAGAGCTCGCTCAACGTGCACATGCGCACTCACCGGCCCGAGCGCGCGCCCTGCCCCGCCTGCGGCAAGGTCTTCTCGCACCGCGCGCTGCTGGAGCGCCACCTGGCCGCGCACCCTGCGCCCTGA
- the ZBTB45 gene encoding zinc finger and BTB domain-containing protein 45 isoform X1 — MRKFPSPSAGHRLQAFQMAAAEAVHHIHLQNFSRSLLETLNGQRLGGHFCDVTVRIREASLRAHRCVLAAGSPFFQDKLLLGHSEIRVPPVVPAQTVRQLVEFLYSGSLVVAQGEALQVLTAASVLRIQTVIDECTQIIARARAPGTSAPAPLPTPVPPPLAPAQLRHRLRHLLAARPPGHPGAAHSRKQRQPARLQLPAPPTPAKAEGPDADPSLSAAPDDRGDEDDEESDDETDGEDGEGGGPGEGQAPPSFPDCAAGFLTAAADSACEEPPAPTGLADYSGAGRDFLRGAGAAEDVFPDSYVSTWHDEDGAVPEGCPTETPVQPDGILSGPRPPGVKTTGPPVALFPFHLGAPGPPAPPPSAPSGPAPAPPPAFYPTLQPEAAPSTQLGEAPAPSAAPTTAPSGTPARTPGAEPPTYECSHCRKTFSSRKNYTKHMFIHSGEKPHQCAVCWRSFSLRDYLLKHMVTHTGVRAFQCAVCAKRFTQKSSLNVHMRTHRPERAPCPACGKVFSHRALLERHLAAHPAP, encoded by the exons ATGCGCAAGTTTCCGTCCCCGTCGGCCGGACACAGATTACAAGCCTTTCAG ATGGCGGCTGCAGAGGCTGTGCACCACATACACCTGCAGAACTTCTCACGATCTCTGCTTGAGACCCTCaatgggcagaggctgggggGGCACTTCTGTGATGTGACTGTGCGCATTCGTGAAGCTTCGCTGCGTGCCCACCGCTGCGTGCTGGCGGCCGGCTCGCCCTTCTTTCAAGACAAGCTGCTGCTGGGCCACTCTGAGATCCGTGTACCTCCGGTGGTGCCCGCACAAACGGTGCGACAGCTGGTCGAGTTCCTGTACAGCGGTTCGCTCGTTGTGGCGCAGGGTGAAGCTCTGCAGGTGCTCACGGCCGCGTCGGTGCTTCGCATACAGACAGTTATCGACGAATGCACGCAGATTATCGCCCGCGCTCGAGCCCCGGGCACCTCTGcgccagcccctctgcccaccCCTGTGCCCCCGCCACTCGCACCTGCGCAGCTGCGTCACCGCCTGCGCCACCTGCTGGCTGCACGTCCCCCGGGGCACCCCGGTGCTGCACACAGCCGTAAGCAGCGCCAGCCCGCGCGTTTGCAGCTGCCTGCGCCCCCAACACCTGCCAAGGCTGAGGGGCCTGATGCTGACCCCTCACTGTCCGCAGCCCCTGACGACCGAGGTGACGAGGATGACGAGGAAAGTGACGATGAGACCGATGGTGAGGACGGCGAAGGTGGCGGCCCAGGCGAGGGCCAGGCACCTCCTTCCTTCCCAGACTGTGCTGCCGGCTTCCTCACTGCTGCTGCTGACAGCGCGTGCGAGGAGCCCCCTGCACCCACTGGCCTCGCTGACTACAGTGGTGCTGGGAGGGATTTTCTTCGGGGAGCTGGGGCAGCTGAGGACGTATTTCCAGACAGCTATGTATCCACTTGGCATGACGAGGATGGCGCTGTCCCCGAAGGCTGTCCCACTGAGACCCCTGTCCAGCCTGATGGCATACTGTCTGGACCCCGCCCGCCTGGTGTGAAGACCACAGGGCCGCCCGTTGCActcttcccctttcacttgggtGCCCCTGGGCCACCCGCACCACCCCCTTCAGCACCATCGGGGCCAGCCCCTGCGCCCCCACCCGCCTTCTACCCCACACTCCAGCCCGAGGCAGCCCCCAGTACCCAGCTGGGGGAGGCCCCAGCTCCCTCTGCTGCTCCCACCACGGCCCCCTCAGGCACCCCTGCTCGCACCCCAGGTGCTGAGCCACCTACCTATGAGTGCAGCCACTGTCGCAAGACGTTCAGCTCCCGGAAAAACTACACCAAGCACATGTTCATCCACTCGG GGGAGAAGCCGCACCAGTGCGCCGTGTGCTGGCGATCCTTCTCTCTACGCGACTACCTGCTCAAACACATGGTCACGCACACCGGCGTGCGCGCCTTCCAGTGCGCCGTCTGCGCCAAGCGCTTCACGCAGAAGAGCTCGCTCAACGTGCACATGCGCACTCACCGGCCCGAGCGCGCGCCCTGCCCCGCCTGCGGCAAGGTCTTCTCGCACCGCGCGCTGCTGGAGCGCCACCTGGCCGCGCACCCTGCGCCCTGA
- the ZBTB45 gene encoding zinc finger and BTB domain-containing protein 45 isoform X3, whose product MAAAEAVHHIHLQNFSRSLLETLNGQRLGGHFCDVTVRIREASLRAHRCVLAAGSPFFQDKLLLGHSEIRVPPVVPAQTVRQLVEFLYSGSLVVAQGEALQVLTAASVLRIQTVIDECTQIIARARAPGTSAPAPLPTPVPPPLAPAQLRHRLRHLLAARPPGHPGAAHSRKQRQPARLQLPAPPTPAKAEGPDADPSLSAAPDDRGDEDDEESDDETDGEDGEGGGPGEGQAPPSFPDCAAGFLTAAADSACEEPPAPTGLADYSGAGRDFLRGAGAAEDVFPDSYVSTWHDEDGAVPEGCPTETPVQPDGILSGPRPPGVKTTGPPVALFPFHLGAPGPPAPPPSAPSGPAPAPPPAFYPTLQPEAAPSTQLGEAPAPSAAPTTAPSGTPARTPGAEPPTYECSHCRKTFSSRKNYTKHMFIHSGEKPHQCAVCWRSFSLRDYLLKHMVTHTGVRAFQCAVCAKRFTQKSSLNVHMRTHRPERAPCPACGKVFSHRALLERHLAAHPAP is encoded by the exons ATGGCGGCTGCAGAGGCTGTGCACCACATACACCTGCAGAACTTCTCACGATCTCTGCTTGAGACCCTCaatgggcagaggctgggggGGCACTTCTGTGATGTGACTGTGCGCATTCGTGAAGCTTCGCTGCGTGCCCACCGCTGCGTGCTGGCGGCCGGCTCGCCCTTCTTTCAAGACAAGCTGCTGCTGGGCCACTCTGAGATCCGTGTACCTCCGGTGGTGCCCGCACAAACGGTGCGACAGCTGGTCGAGTTCCTGTACAGCGGTTCGCTCGTTGTGGCGCAGGGTGAAGCTCTGCAGGTGCTCACGGCCGCGTCGGTGCTTCGCATACAGACAGTTATCGACGAATGCACGCAGATTATCGCCCGCGCTCGAGCCCCGGGCACCTCTGcgccagcccctctgcccaccCCTGTGCCCCCGCCACTCGCACCTGCGCAGCTGCGTCACCGCCTGCGCCACCTGCTGGCTGCACGTCCCCCGGGGCACCCCGGTGCTGCACACAGCCGTAAGCAGCGCCAGCCCGCGCGTTTGCAGCTGCCTGCGCCCCCAACACCTGCCAAGGCTGAGGGGCCTGATGCTGACCCCTCACTGTCCGCAGCCCCTGACGACCGAGGTGACGAGGATGACGAGGAAAGTGACGATGAGACCGATGGTGAGGACGGCGAAGGTGGCGGCCCAGGCGAGGGCCAGGCACCTCCTTCCTTCCCAGACTGTGCTGCCGGCTTCCTCACTGCTGCTGCTGACAGCGCGTGCGAGGAGCCCCCTGCACCCACTGGCCTCGCTGACTACAGTGGTGCTGGGAGGGATTTTCTTCGGGGAGCTGGGGCAGCTGAGGACGTATTTCCAGACAGCTATGTATCCACTTGGCATGACGAGGATGGCGCTGTCCCCGAAGGCTGTCCCACTGAGACCCCTGTCCAGCCTGATGGCATACTGTCTGGACCCCGCCCGCCTGGTGTGAAGACCACAGGGCCGCCCGTTGCActcttcccctttcacttgggtGCCCCTGGGCCACCCGCACCACCCCCTTCAGCACCATCGGGGCCAGCCCCTGCGCCCCCACCCGCCTTCTACCCCACACTCCAGCCCGAGGCAGCCCCCAGTACCCAGCTGGGGGAGGCCCCAGCTCCCTCTGCTGCTCCCACCACGGCCCCCTCAGGCACCCCTGCTCGCACCCCAGGTGCTGAGCCACCTACCTATGAGTGCAGCCACTGTCGCAAGACGTTCAGCTCCCGGAAAAACTACACCAAGCACATGTTCATCCACTCGG GGGAGAAGCCGCACCAGTGCGCCGTGTGCTGGCGATCCTTCTCTCTACGCGACTACCTGCTCAAACACATGGTCACGCACACCGGCGTGCGCGCCTTCCAGTGCGCCGTCTGCGCCAAGCGCTTCACGCAGAAGAGCTCGCTCAACGTGCACATGCGCACTCACCGGCCCGAGCGCGCGCCCTGCCCCGCCTGCGGCAAGGTCTTCTCGCACCGCGCGCTGCTGGAGCGCCACCTGGCCGCGCACCCTGCGCCCTGA